A window of the Pedobacter frigiditerrae genome harbors these coding sequences:
- the typA gene encoding translational GTPase TypA, whose translation MQKIRNIAIIAHVDHGKTTLVDKILHSCSVFRDNEQKGELILDNNDLERERGITIVSKNVSVQYKDVKINIIDTPGHADFGGEVERVLKMADGVLLLCDAFEGAMPQTRFVTQKALALGLKPIVVVNKVDKENCRPEEVYEQIFELFFNLEATEDQLDFPVIYGSSKQGWMSTDWKVPTTDIFALLDTVVATIPPAPINEGTLQMQITSLDYSSFVGRIAIGRVHRGTIKENQPITLIKRDGKMVKSRVKELYTFEGLGKIRTTEVGSGDICAVVGIDGFDIGDTIADFEAPEQLPVISIDEPTMNMLFTINNSPFFGKEGKLVTSQRIKDRLMKEMEKNLALKVVETQGADSWLVYGRGILHLSVLIETMRREGYELQVGQPQVIVKEIDGKKCEPIETLIVDVPGDVAGKVIELVTQRKGELLIMEPKGDLQHLEFEIPARGIIGLRNNVLTATAGEAIMAHRFKAYEPWKGTIPGRLNGVLISMDKGMTTAYSIDKLQDRGRFFVDPGVDIYEGQILGEHIRDNDLVINIVKGKALTNMRASGTDDNTRIAPAIKFSLEECMEYIQADEYIEVTPQSMRLRKIFLTEQLRKANGSKN comes from the coding sequence ATGCAAAAGATTAGAAATATAGCTATTATAGCACACGTTGACCACGGTAAAACTACATTGGTTGATAAGATTTTACACTCTTGTTCTGTTTTTCGTGATAACGAACAAAAAGGAGAGTTGATATTAGACAACAATGATTTAGAGCGTGAACGTGGGATCACAATCGTTTCTAAAAATGTTTCGGTACAATATAAAGACGTAAAAATTAACATCATTGATACTCCTGGTCACGCGGATTTTGGTGGTGAGGTTGAGCGTGTATTGAAAATGGCTGATGGTGTATTGTTATTATGTGATGCTTTTGAAGGTGCAATGCCTCAAACTCGTTTCGTAACGCAAAAAGCTTTGGCTTTAGGTTTAAAACCAATTGTTGTTGTAAACAAAGTTGATAAAGAAAACTGTAGACCAGAAGAGGTTTACGAGCAAATTTTTGAGTTATTCTTTAACTTAGAAGCAACTGAAGACCAATTAGATTTCCCTGTAATTTACGGTTCATCTAAACAAGGTTGGATGAGTACTGATTGGAAAGTGCCAACTACAGATATTTTTGCGTTATTGGATACAGTTGTGGCTACTATTCCACCTGCACCAATTAACGAAGGTACTTTACAAATGCAAATTACATCATTAGATTATTCATCTTTTGTTGGTCGTATTGCAATTGGACGTGTACACCGTGGTACTATTAAAGAAAACCAACCTATTACGTTAATTAAACGTGATGGTAAAATGGTTAAATCTAGAGTAAAAGAACTTTATACTTTTGAAGGTTTAGGTAAAATTAGAACTACAGAAGTAGGTTCTGGAGATATTTGTGCGGTTGTAGGTATTGATGGTTTTGATATTGGTGATACTATCGCTGATTTTGAGGCACCAGAACAATTACCAGTAATTAGTATTGATGAGCCAACAATGAACATGTTGTTTACCATTAACAACTCTCCGTTTTTTGGTAAAGAAGGTAAATTGGTTACTTCACAACGTATAAAAGATCGTTTGATGAAGGAAATGGAGAAAAATCTTGCACTTAAAGTTGTTGAAACTCAAGGTGCAGATTCATGGTTAGTTTATGGCCGTGGTATTCTCCATTTATCAGTATTAATCGAAACGATGCGTCGTGAAGGTTATGAGTTACAGGTTGGACAGCCTCAAGTTATCGTTAAAGAAATTGACGGTAAAAAATGTGAGCCAATTGAAACATTAATTGTAGATGTACCGGGTGATGTTGCTGGTAAGGTAATTGAATTGGTAACTCAGCGTAAAGGTGAGTTGTTAATTATGGAACCAAAAGGCGATTTACAGCACTTAGAATTCGAAATCCCAGCTCGTGGTATTATCGGTTTGCGTAACAACGTATTAACTGCAACTGCTGGTGAGGCGATTATGGCACACCGTTTCAAAGCTTACGAGCCTTGGAAAGGTACAATTCCTGGTCGTTTAAATGGTGTATTAATTTCTATGGATAAAGGTATGACTACTGCTTATTCTATCGATAAGTTACAAGATAGAGGCCGTTTCTTTGTGGATCCAGGAGTAGACATTTACGAAGGTCAAATTTTAGGCGAGCACATTCGCGATAATGATTTGGTAATCAATATTGTTAAAGGAAAAGCGTTAACTAACATGCGTGCTTCTGGTACAGATGATAATACTCGTATCGCACCAGCTATTAAATTCTCTTTAGAAGAATGTATGGAGTATATCCAAGCTGATGAATATATTGAAGTAACGCCTCAAAGTATGCGTTTACGTAAAATCTTCTTAACAGAACAATTACGTAAAGCAAACGGTAGTAAAAACTAA
- a CDS encoding lysophospholipid acyltransferase family protein, whose protein sequence is MFKKAFPYLGIYFLKSLSLLPLGFLYLLSDVFYLLIYRVFGYRKKVVRENLLNSFPEKDINEIIAIEKKFYKYFADLFFEIIKMQRISKKELNKRVKFKNVDLVEAYLKNNESILFCASHYGNYEWVCMSIGMTFSGQHYPIYKPLSSKIFDNWFFNMRSRFGNQMISMRQTIRAIQSTKHYPSMFTFGSDQAPSKEDSQYWTTLLNQEASIQLGLEKIAKKTNRPVFFLKTSYVKRGYYEVDCVPISLNPASTAEFEITELHTRFLEDFIREEPAYWLWSHRRWKYKPEKPVRERLSKDLKEENIEG, encoded by the coding sequence ATGTTTAAAAAGGCATTTCCCTACCTAGGAATATATTTTTTAAAGTCATTATCTCTATTGCCTTTAGGTTTTTTATACCTTTTAAGCGATGTTTTTTATTTGTTAATTTATAGAGTTTTTGGCTATCGAAAAAAAGTAGTTAGAGAAAATCTACTGAATTCATTTCCCGAAAAAGACATTAATGAAATTATTGCAATAGAAAAGAAATTCTATAAATATTTTGCTGATTTATTTTTTGAGATTATCAAAATGCAACGTATCTCTAAAAAGGAGCTAAATAAGCGTGTAAAATTCAAAAATGTAGATTTAGTTGAAGCTTACCTAAAGAACAACGAAAGCATACTCTTTTGTGCCTCTCATTATGGAAATTACGAATGGGTTTGTATGTCCATTGGAATGACATTTTCTGGCCAACATTACCCAATTTACAAACCATTAAGCAGTAAGATTTTTGACAACTGGTTTTTTAACATGAGAAGTAGATTTGGCAACCAGATGATTTCAATGCGTCAAACAATCAGGGCAATTCAGTCTACCAAGCATTACCCAAGTATGTTTACTTTTGGCAGCGACCAAGCACCGTCAAAAGAAGATTCTCAATATTGGACAACACTTTTAAATCAAGAGGCCTCAATACAACTCGGTCTAGAAAAAATAGCTAAGAAAACTAATAGACCAGTATTTTTTTTAAAAACCAGTTATGTAAAACGTGGTTACTACGAAGTTGATTGTGTGCCTATTTCTTTAAATCCTGCAAGCACCGCAGAATTTGAAATAACCGAATTACATACTCGTTTTTTAGAGGATTTCATTAGAGAAGAACCAGCTTATTGGCTTTGGAGTCATAGGAGGTGGAAATATAAACCAGAAAAACCAGTTCGAGAAAGATTATCAAAAGATTTGAAAGAAGAAAATATCGAGGGTTAA
- a CDS encoding 3-ketoacyl-ACP reductase codes for MESLQGKNAIVTGAGKGLGKAIAIALAQEGVNVGLVGRTEKDLIAVAEGLRTYNVRTSIAIADVSDIDAVNSAVAKVKAELGVIDILINNAGVGAFGKFMELEPVQWKQIIEINLLGVYYVTRAVLPEMIERQIGDIINVSSTAGKNGAAVTSAYSASKFGLIGLSESLMQEVRKHNIRVSTMLPSTVATDMAIDLKLTDGNPDKVMQPEDFAELLIAQLKLNRRVFVKESGIWSTNP; via the coding sequence ATGGAATCACTACAAGGAAAAAATGCTATAGTTACTGGAGCAGGTAAAGGTTTAGGAAAAGCAATCGCAATAGCTTTAGCTCAAGAAGGAGTAAACGTTGGATTAGTTGGAAGAACTGAAAAAGACCTAATTGCCGTTGCGGAAGGGTTAAGAACATACAATGTAAGAACCTCAATAGCCATTGCAGATGTCTCAGATATTGATGCTGTAAATTCGGCTGTTGCCAAAGTAAAAGCAGAACTTGGTGTAATTGACATCTTGATAAATAATGCTGGGGTTGGTGCTTTCGGTAAGTTTATGGAATTGGAGCCAGTACAATGGAAACAAATTATCGAAATTAATTTATTAGGAGTTTATTATGTAACTAGGGCGGTGTTGCCAGAAATGATAGAAAGACAAATTGGAGACATCATTAATGTTTCATCAACTGCTGGTAAAAATGGAGCTGCGGTAACAAGTGCATATAGCGCATCAAAATTTGGGCTGATTGGTTTGTCAGAATCATTAATGCAAGAAGTGCGTAAACATAATATTAGAGTAAGTACAATGTTGCCTAGCACGGTTGCTACAGATATGGCAATTGATTTGAAATTAACAGATGGAAATCCTGATAAAGTAATGCAACCAGAAGATTTTGCAGAACTATTAATTGCTCAATTGAAATTAAACAGAAGGGTTTTCGTTAAAGAAAGTGGAATTTGGTCTACAAATCCTTAA
- a CDS encoding thioredoxin family protein, protein MKNLLFAFIAMFVVNTTFAQTSPPSSDQVLAEAFKEAKAQKKKVFVKFSASWCGWCHKMDDSMNDPELKAYFDKSFVIKHLIVMESKGKENLENPGAMDLMKKYNSDGFGIPLWFIFDENGKLLVDSHLRPEGVGMEVKGKNIIGCPAAKEEVDSFVKSLKATTKLTDAELAKIYARFRKNDPAYKPETTTTPVKTSEK, encoded by the coding sequence ATGAAAAACTTGTTATTTGCGTTTATTGCAATGTTTGTTGTCAATACAACTTTTGCACAAACTTCACCTCCATCGTCTGACCAAGTTTTAGCTGAAGCTTTTAAAGAAGCTAAAGCACAAAAGAAGAAAGTATTTGTTAAGTTTAGTGCTTCATGGTGTGGTTGGTGCCACAAAATGGATGATAGTATGAATGACCCAGAACTGAAAGCATATTTTGATAAAAGTTTTGTGATAAAACATCTAATTGTAATGGAATCTAAAGGCAAGGAAAATTTAGAAAATCCTGGTGCTATGGATTTGATGAAAAAATACAATAGTGATGGATTCGGAATTCCTTTGTGGTTTATTTTTGATGAGAATGGCAAATTGCTTGTTGATTCTCATTTAAGACCAGAAGGTGTAGGAATGGAGGTAAAGGGAAAGAATATTATAGGTTGTCCAGCAGCAAAAGAAGAGGTAGATTCTTTCGTTAAATCGCTTAAAGCAACTACAAAACTAACTGATGCTGAATTGGCAAAAATTTACGCAAGGTTCAGAAAAAATGACCCTGCTTACAAGCCTGAAACCACAACTACACCTGTAAAGACTTCTGAGAAATAA
- a CDS encoding type 1 glutamine amidotransferase domain-containing protein encodes MGQLSNRTIAVLSENGFEESELTEPVKRLKEEGATVHIISSKSGKIKGWSDGNWSGEVEVDKTLSEANADDYNGLVLPGGVINPDKLRANEDAIAFVKAFFEAGKPVAAICHGPQTLINAGVVEGRKMTSVKNISQDLINAGADWSDEEVVVDQGLVTSRTPKDLPAFNDKIVEEFAEGVHEGQHA; translated from the coding sequence ATGGGACAATTAAGTAATCGCACTATTGCAGTGCTATCAGAAAATGGGTTTGAAGAAAGTGAATTAACTGAACCAGTAAAGAGATTAAAAGAGGAAGGTGCAACTGTACACATTATTTCTTCTAAAAGCGGTAAAATTAAAGGCTGGAGCGATGGTAATTGGTCGGGTGAAGTTGAGGTAGATAAAACTCTAAGTGAAGCAAATGCTGATGATTATAATGGCTTGGTATTACCTGGAGGCGTGATTAACCCAGATAAGCTTAGAGCTAATGAAGATGCAATAGCATTTGTAAAAGCATTTTTTGAAGCAGGAAAACCTGTAGCTGCTATTTGCCACGGGCCACAAACATTAATAAATGCAGGTGTGGTTGAGGGACGAAAAATGACATCGGTAAAAAATATTTCACAAGATTTAATTAACGCTGGAGCAGATTGGTCTGACGAGGAAGTGGTTGTGGACCAAGGCTTGGTTACTAGCCGTACGCCTAAAGACTTACCAGCATTTAATGATAAGATTGTGGAAGAATTTGCTGAAGGTGTTCACGAAGGACAGCATGCTTAA
- a CDS encoding glycosyltransferase family 2 protein, with amino-acid sequence MTVNPKLSVITIVYNNAKDIERTMLSVLNQTYTNIEYIIIDGASNDGTVDIINKYKDRLAIVVSEQDRGIYDAMNKGLALATGDYVLFMNSGDEIYAPETVTDVFSSAAAGDIYYGETEMFDENWKSLGQRRHRAPEHFDWHSFKFGMNVSHQAIYIKRSLTEPYDLQYKYSSDIDWIIKAAKKSSNVVNTHLYVAKYLVGGMSKKKHLASLTERFKILSHYYGIIPTVINHIFIAFNLAQYFIRHRRTND; translated from the coding sequence ATGACCGTAAATCCTAAACTTAGCGTAATTACCATCGTTTATAATAATGCAAAAGATATAGAAAGAACGATGCTTTCGGTATTAAATCAAACCTACACCAATATTGAATATATTATTATCGATGGCGCCTCAAATGATGGCACTGTTGATATCATTAATAAATACAAAGATAGATTAGCAATTGTCGTGTCTGAACAAGACAGGGGAATATATGACGCCATGAATAAAGGTTTGGCTCTAGCCACAGGCGACTATGTTTTGTTTATGAACTCAGGCGATGAAATTTATGCGCCAGAAACAGTGACTGATGTTTTTTCTTCAGCGGCAGCTGGAGATATTTACTATGGAGAAACCGAGATGTTTGATGAAAACTGGAAAAGTTTAGGACAACGTAGGCACAGAGCGCCAGAACATTTCGATTGGCATAGTTTCAAATTTGGGATGAATGTTAGTCACCAAGCGATTTACATTAAAAGAAGCTTAACCGAACCTTATGATTTGCAGTATAAATACAGCTCAGACATAGATTGGATTATTAAGGCAGCCAAAAAATCATCTAACGTAGTAAATACGCATTTATACGTGGCAAAGTACTTAGTAGGCGGAATGTCTAAGAAAAAACACTTGGCTAGCTTAACAGAGCGTTTTAAAATTTTAAGTCATTATTATGGCATCATACCAACGGTGATTAATCACATCTTCATTGCATTTAACTTGGCGCAATATTTCATTAGGCATAGAAGGACTAATGATTAA
- a CDS encoding glycosyltransferase: MIDLKVVHLNTYDGNGGAGRACLRLSNALVENGIDSKVIAYYKFGKNPKIATFTKGIFAKIKAVFNIMAERYLAKIFVKAVKTPFSLQWFGKSIINHPDLKSADIIHLHWVNHGFLTPKFLAEIDELEKPVVWTFHDSNAFTGGCHVRYSCEHFHKQCGDCPILKLSGKNDISHKNWLRKQKAYSEFNFHIVAPSRWMSNSVKQSSLLGIRNVSVIPNTIEIDVFKPYVKAEAKKILKIPANHFVLMSGFMPSKNDKHKGTQYLIDALNELAARPEIPNELIELVIFGNKDEKDVPTFPFKTTFLGTINKDEHLAKCYAAADAFITPSLEDNLPNTVMESLSCATPVIAFKTGGIPDMVKHLENGYLANYESASDLADGIEWLILHEDKESVQKEARRTILNHFAPTVVATKHEELYQTLINALPQ, translated from the coding sequence TTGATTGATTTGAAAGTTGTACACCTAAATACCTACGATGGAAATGGAGGAGCCGGAAGAGCTTGTCTCCGTTTGAGTAATGCATTGGTAGAAAATGGCATAGACTCTAAAGTAATTGCTTATTACAAATTCGGCAAAAACCCTAAAATTGCTACTTTTACCAAAGGCATTTTTGCTAAAATAAAAGCAGTTTTTAACATCATGGCAGAGCGATATTTGGCAAAAATATTTGTTAAAGCTGTAAAAACACCTTTCTCTTTACAATGGTTTGGCAAATCAATCATTAATCATCCCGACTTAAAATCAGCAGATATTATTCATTTACATTGGGTTAATCACGGGTTTTTAACACCTAAATTTTTGGCAGAAATTGATGAATTGGAGAAGCCAGTAGTTTGGACTTTCCACGATAGCAATGCTTTTACTGGTGGTTGTCATGTGCGTTACAGTTGCGAGCATTTTCACAAACAATGCGGCGATTGCCCAATCTTAAAACTGAGTGGCAAAAACGACATCTCCCACAAAAATTGGTTACGCAAACAAAAAGCTTATTCAGAATTTAATTTCCACATTGTGGCACCAAGCCGATGGATGTCTAACTCGGTTAAGCAAAGTAGTTTATTGGGCATCAGAAATGTTTCGGTTATCCCAAACACCATAGAAATTGATGTTTTTAAGCCTTATGTAAAAGCAGAAGCCAAAAAAATCCTAAAAATTCCTGCTAATCACTTTGTGTTAATGAGTGGATTTATGCCTTCTAAAAACGATAAACATAAAGGAACTCAATATCTAATTGATGCCTTAAACGAGCTTGCTGCCCGCCCAGAAATACCTAACGAATTAATTGAGCTGGTTATTTTTGGAAACAAGGATGAAAAAGATGTGCCAACATTCCCTTTTAAAACAACTTTTTTGGGCACCATCAACAAAGACGAACATTTGGCCAAATGTTACGCAGCTGCGGATGCCTTTATAACGCCATCTCTGGAAGACAATCTGCCAAACACCGTAATGGAAAGCTTGTCTTGTGCTACGCCTGTAATCGCATTTAAAACTGGCGGAATACCAGATATGGTTAAACATTTAGAGAATGGGTATTTGGCCAATTACGAATCAGCATCTGATTTAGCTGATGGAATCGAATGGTTGATTTTACACGAAGACAAGGAATCGGTTCAAAAGGAAGCCAGAAGAACAATTTTAAATCATTTTGCTCCTACAGTTGTTGCCACTAAACACGAAGAATTATATCAGACACTAATTAACGCTTTGCCTCAATGA